In Solanum pennellii chromosome 3, SPENNV200, a single window of DNA contains:
- the LOC107013789 gene encoding heavy metal-associated isoprenylated plant protein 31, with translation MSIMVEVRVPNLDCEGCAAKLRKALFKLKGVETIDIDMETQKVTARGYGLEEKKVLRAIKRAGKAAEPWPYPVGYSHFASFYQYPNHIISHYYDTSRNVAAPSVHTFFHTPSVYSVAVASDEAVASLFSDDNPHACTIM, from the exons ATGTCT ATTATGGTGGAGGTAAGAGTTCCAAACTTGGATTGTGAAGGATGTGCTGCCAAGCTAAGAAAAgctcttttcaagcttaaag GAGTAGAAACAATAGACATTGATATGGAGACACAGAAAGTTACAGCAAGAGGTTACGGATTAGAGGAGAAGAAGGTGTTAAGGGCGATAAAACGAGCAGGAAAGGCTGCAGAGCCATGGCCATATCCAGTTGGTTACTCACATTTTGCATCATTTTATCAGTACCCTAATCACATCATAAGCCATTACTACGATACATCTCGAAACGTTGCAGCCCCGAGTGTTCATACATTTTTTCACACTCCATCTGTTTATTCAGTAGCAGTAGCATCAGATGAAGCAGTTGCTTCTCTTTTTAGTGATGATAATCCTCATGCTTGCACCATCAtgtga
- the LOC107013711 gene encoding heavy metal-associated isoprenylated plant protein 39 → MAQMKVVMKVLTMSDEKTKQKAIEAAADILGVDSIAADLKEQKLTVIGEMDAVAVVKKLKKAVGKVDILSVGPAKEEKKEEKKEEKKEEKKEEKKEEKKEEKKEEKKEEAK, encoded by the exons ATGGCTCAG ATGAAAGTTGTAATGAAGGTGCTAACCATGTCTGATGAAAAAACAAAGCAGAAAGCCATAGAAGCTGCAGCTGATATTTTAG GTGTAGATTCAATAGCAGCAGATCTAAAGGAGCAAAAATTAACAGTTATAGGGGAAATGGATGCAGTTGCAGTGgtgaagaaattgaaaaaagcTGTTGGTAAAGTAGATATATTATCAGTGGGACCAGCTaaggaagagaagaaagaagaaaaaaaagaagagaaaaaagaagaaaaaaaagaggaaaaaaaagaagagaagaaggaggaaaagaaagaggagaaaaaagaagaagcaaagTGA
- the LOC107013014 gene encoding low-temperature-induced 65 kDa protein, with amino-acid sequence MEAQLHRPQDTGLHSGEGHGQVHDEGEHHHKQSVLKKVKAKAKKIKDHLKHGLGHEHGHEHEHEHEQHSQEETDEEEMEEGAEVHGGPYAIRSKDIPKEEVVSMCNLENPTSPKEDRYDSKMKNEDVHRPILQRQDEFARPPGIHFPDERTKGIDDRVSSVGKHEHQGLGTAPIGVVDQTKGSDHHVTAPGTQGHQGLPRGLVDHHAAASHRPITAAAETRETKGFDHHVTAPGAQGPQGLQGTENIIGAPIGLANPHASHLHEQMHMTPVVTDTGARGRGELNDQGLQGHKFKVLTGFEEDPNVPKGYPNPTNYQSKVTDPTGANNEEAGVSPLVQSFGKMGVNDVPEATRMRTEPKAGDFEFDQGTEHRQYTGSHDQFAPQESPTVSPSVREDTESIPKSMNPSNPEDLPQDTLTGKPGSYTETLSSATSAIADKAVAAKNIVASKLGYGGTEEETRVTGGDATKTTSATEYAQKAASTVAEKLAPVYEKVAGAGSTVMAKVTGHENRGGVDALHENRGGVDAEHEVRTDKGVSMTEYLSEKFKPGEEDRALSEVISDSLSRQKEKTEETEEAKPMGKVTESVEVERRLGPIEPKKKEEVVGSSGETKVGENLGQGVMDRVKDAVSTWLGKGAEAQANDSAASGGAAVGGKGVE; translated from the exons ATGGAGGCACAATTGCACCGTCCACAGGATACAGGGTTGCACTCAG GAGAAGGACATGGTCAAGTTCATGATGAAGGTGAACATCATCATAAGCAATCGGTGTTGAAGAAAGTTAAGGCGAAGGCGAAAAAGATCAAGGATCATTTAAAACATGGTCTTGGACACGAGCATGGccatgaacatgaacatgaacacGAGCAGCATTCACAAGAAGAAACTGATGAAGAAGAAATGGAGGAAGGTGCAGAAGTTCATGGTGGACCAT ATGCTATTAGGAGTAAAGATATTCCAAAAGAGGAAGTTGTGTCAATGTGCAATTTAGAGAATCCAACTAGCCCTAAGGAGGATCGTTATGATTCtaagatgaaaaatgaagatgtGCATAGGCCAATTTTGCAGAGGCAAGACGAATTTGCGAGGCCACCGGGGATTCACTTCCCCGATGAAAGGACCAAGGGCATTGATGATCGTGTTAGTTCCGTTGGAAAACATGAACATCAAGGACTTGGAACAGCACCAATAGGCGTAGTGGATCAGACTAAGGGCTCTGATCATCATGTTACTGCCCCTGGAACACAAGGTCATCAAGGATTGCCAAGAGGGCTAGTGGATCATCATGCTGCTGCCTCTCACAGACCTATTACCGCTGCTGCTGAAACTCGTGAGACTAAGGGCTTTGATCATCATGTTACTGCTCCAGGAGCACAAGGCCCTCAAGGACTGCAGGGGACGGAAAATATTATAGGAGCACCAATAGGTTTGGCGAATCCTCACGCTTCCCACTTACATGAACAGATGCATATGACACCTGTTGTTACCGACACAGGAGCGCGTGGCCGTGGGGAACTAAATGATCAGGGACTGCAGGGGCACAAATTTAAAGTACTGACAGGTTTTGAGGAGGATCCTAACGTTCCTAAAGGCTATCCAAATCCAACAAACTATCAAAGCAAAGTCACCGATCCAACAGGCGCCA ACAATGAGGAGGCAGGAGTTAGCCCGCTTGTTCAATCGTTCGGAAAAATGGGTGTGAATGATGTTCCGGAAGCAACGCGAATGAGAACAGAGCCAAAAGCAGGGGATTTTGAATTTGATCAAGGAACAGAACATAGACAGTATACAGGATCACATGATCAATTTGCTCCACAAGAGTCGCCTACTGTTTCCCCCTCGGTTCGTGAAGATACTGAATCAATTCCTAAGAGTATGAATCCGAGCAATCCAGAAGATTTACCTCAGGACACACTAACTGGGAAACCAGGTAGCTATACAGAAACGCTTTCATCCGCAACATCAGCAATTGCTGACAAAGCGGTTGCTGCTAAGAACATTGTCGCCTCCAAACTCGGGTATGGTGGAACAGAGGAGGAAACTCGGGTAACAGGAGGCGACGCAACGAAAACAACCTCAGCAACTGAATATGCACAAAAAGCTGCAAGCACGGTTGCAGAAAAACTTGCTCCAGTTTATGAGAAAGTAGCGGGTGCTGGTAGCACAGTCATGGCAAAAGTTACAGGACATGAAAACAGGGGAGGTGTTGATGCCCTACATGAAAACAGGGGAGGTGTAGATGCAGAGCATGAAGTGAGGACAGATAAAGGGGTGTCAATGACGGAGTATTTATCAGAGAAGTTCAAGCCCGGAGAGGAAGACAGAGCACTTTCTGAAGTGATTTCAGATTCACTTTCAAGACAGAAGGAGAAAACAGAGGAAACAGAGGAGGCAAAGCCAATGGGGAAGGTGACCGAATCAGTGGAAGTTGAAAGGCGATTGGGTCCTATTGAAcccaaaaagaaagaagaagtaGTTGGTTCTTCTGGAGAAACAAAAGTTGGTGAAAATTTGGGACAGGGGGTGATGGATAGGGTTAAAGATGCTGTAAGTACATGGCTTGGGAAAGGTGCTGAAGCACAGGCAAATG ATTCTGCTGCCAGTGGAGGCGCTGCTGTTGGGGGGAAAGGGGTTGAATGA